One window of the Dryobates pubescens isolate bDryPub1 chromosome 13, bDryPub1.pri, whole genome shotgun sequence genome contains the following:
- the TMEM97 gene encoding sigma intracellular receptor 2 has translation MSNSRGNGRGRPGAAWNRGTWHPNPGPSSSSSTSSSSSLQAPAAAPQRRGGAGGRGGAGGAAMAAAACPRWRERLFALYFLSHIPITVLIDLQALLPSGLHPPSLTELLQWYAATFKDPMMLQPPEWFKAFIYCEALLQLPFFPVAVYAFLKGGCKWIRTPAIIYSTHVATTLFAILAHILFHDFSKSKLLGPETQRERLVLLSIYLPYLLIPLLILFTMLYNPYYNQVEKRKRK, from the exons ATGAGCAATAGCCGCGGAAACGGGCGGGGGCGGCCCGGGGCTGCTTGGAACCGGGGAACGTGGCATCCCAACCCcggcccttcctcctcctcctccacctcctcctcctcctccctgcaggctccagcagccgcCCCGCAGCGCCgaggcggggccgggggccggggcggggccggtGGCGCGgcgatggcggcggcggcgtgTCCGCGGTGGCGGGAGCGGCTGTTCGCGCTCTATTTCCTCTCGCACATCCCCATCACGGTGCTGATCGACCTGCAGGCGCTGCTGCCCTCCGGCCTCCACCCGCCCAGC ctgacagagctgctgcaatggTATGCAGCCACCTTCAAGGACCCCATGATGCTGCAGCCCCCGGAGTGGTTCAAGGCCTTTATCTACTgtgaagccttgctgcagctgcctttcttCCCGGTGGCAGTGTATGCCTTCCTGAAAG GTGGCTGCAAATGGATAAGGACTCCTGCAATTATCTACTCCACCCATGTGGCTACCACTTTGTTTGCCATCCTGGCACACATCCTGTTCCACGACTTCTCCAAGTCGAAGCTTCTGGGGCCTGAGACCCAGCGTGAGCGCCTGGTCCTGCTGTCCATCTACCTGCCCTACCTGCTGATCCCACTCCTCATCCTCTTCACCATGCTCTACAACCCCTACTATAACcaggtggagaagaggaaaaggaagtaG
- the IFT20 gene encoding intraflagellar transport protein 20 homolog, with protein sequence MAQAALGAAGLHFDELNKLRVLDPEVSQQTAQLREECRAFLDKIVEFQKIVGTLIELVDQLAKAAESEKMKAIGARNLLKSIAKQREAQEQQLQALIAEKKMQLERYRIEYETLCRIEADQKEFIDQFIFQK encoded by the exons ATGGCGCAGGCGGCGCTGGGCGCGGCCGGCCTCCACTTCGACGAACTGAACAAGCTGCGGGTGCTGGACCCGGAGGTGTCGCAGCAGACGGCGCAGCTCCGTGAGGAGTGCCGAGCCTTCCTCGATA aAATAGTAGAATTCCAAAAAATAGTGGGTACCTTAATTGAACTTGTTGATCAACTGGCAAAAGCTGCTGAAAGTGAGAAGATGAAG GCCATCGGGGCCCGGAATTTGCTGAAGTCTATAGCAAAGCAGCGAGAAGCTCAggaacagcagctccaggctttgatagctgagaagaaaatgcagctgGAAAG GTACCGGATAGAGTACGAGACGCTGTGCAGGATCGAAGCAGACCAGAAGGAGTTCATCGACCAATTCATTTTTCAGAAgtga